In a genomic window of Quercus lobata isolate SW786 chromosome 4, ValleyOak3.0 Primary Assembly, whole genome shotgun sequence:
- the LOC115985143 gene encoding transcription factor UNE10-like, translated as MSYLTDKALMLDEVIEYLKQLQAQVQMMSRMSMPPMMLPMAMQQQRQMSMMAPMGMGMGMGMGLGMGMDMNNINRSNITGISPVLHSTAFMPMTSWDAGSGDRIQATSPTVLCISNKNKTQRAKSCKVLPLHFPLRRMDTNKFADLRADGYIAISFL; from the exons ACTGACAAGGCTTTAATGCTTGACGAAGTGATTGAATATCTGAAGCAATTGCAAGCTCAAGTCCAAATGATGAGCAGAATGAGTATGCCACCAATGATGTTACCAATGGCCATGCAACAACAACGACAGATGTCCATGATGGCACCAATGGGCATGGGGATGGGAATGGGCATGGGACTTGGTATGGGGATGGACATGAACAATATCAATCGGTCCAACATCACTGGCATCTCTCCTGTTCTTCACTCTACTGCTTTCATGCCTATGACCTCATGGGATGCCGGCTCTGGTGACCGGATACAAGCTACTTCACCCACG GTACTCTGCATAAGCAATAAGAACAAAACGCAGAGAGCAAAGAGCTGCAAAGTGCTACCACTTCATTTCCCCCTTAGAAGAATGGACACGAACAAATTCGCTGATCTTCGCGCCGACGGGTACATAGCTATctcttttctttag